In Triticum aestivum cultivar Chinese Spring chromosome 5B, IWGSC CS RefSeq v2.1, whole genome shotgun sequence, the following proteins share a genomic window:
- the LOC123113128 gene encoding uncharacterized protein — protein sequence MQTRANTDLTMEKVDFKGKTAGKLVGEPADAEGKIREMMERLNLTSAEADALILEDENEADLVNLEFALIGKVLSPHTLHIQTIMSALRPAWGNPKGLDAKPVSNNIFIVEFATKSDKERVKDGAPWTVGKHAVLLNEFDPKQKPSDVVFKTIVLWERIMNSRFELMNKHWGELLGAKIGKVEKVDVDGQGRASGDCLRVRVSVDITKPLMRYVTSYSLKLKDYERYEVKYERLPHYCFSCGILGHSSIECPNPGERDAEGKLPYNADKLCMKEEKRKSSAGSKSGQSLQSSGRSSYHEDNCWEAQPAPKDISGAKKSESEEVQDEIISPIKLQDQSMKQKVIQKLGKVSKELFPLRTEATKIARQKRKQIKVYRPKGQGQNPQEKLMQETYNLDLTASGLDTNTCDTNLVLVPCRYENQDDCYKKQKKETIAHTSGSADQAVAAAEQPRHTQ from the coding sequence ATGCAGACTCGCGCCAACACTGATTTGACAATGGAGAAGGTGGATTTCAAGGGGAAGACCGCGGGAAAGCTGGTCGGCGAACCCGCAGATGCAGAGGGCAAGATCAGGGAGATGATGGAGCGTCTCAATCTCACTTCGGCAGAGGCGGACGCCCTCATCTTGGAGGATGAGAATGAAGCTGATTTGGTGAATCTCGAATTTGCCTTAATTGGTAAGGTATTATCCCCACATACTCTGCATATACAGACTATCATGTCGGCACTTAGACCAGCTTGGGGGAATCCAAAAGGTCTGGATGCAAAACCAGTGTCAAACAATATTTTCATTGTTGAGTTTGCAACTAAATCAGACAAAGAAAGAGTGAAAGATGGTGCTCCATGGACAGTGGGGAAACATGCGGTGTTGCTCAATGAATTTGATCCGAAGCAGAAACCCTCTGATGTTGTTTTCAAGACCATTGTGTTGTGGGAAAGAATCATGAACTCTCGTTTTGAGCTAATGAATAAGCACTGGGGGGAGTTACTTGGAGCGAAAATTGGAAAAGTTGAGAAGGTGGATGTCGACGGTCAAGGGAGGGCATCAGGAGATTGCTTGCGGGTAAGGGTCTCTGTGGATATAACAAAACCACTAATGAGATATGTCACTTCCTACTCATTGAAGCTTAAGGATTACGAAAGGTATGAGGTGAAATATGAGAGACTCCCCCATTATTGTTTCTCATGTGGGATTCTTGGCCACTCTTCTATAGAATGCCCAAATCCAGGAGAAAGGGATGCCGAGGGTAAACTCCCATACAATGCAGACAAATTATGTATGAAGGAGGAGAAAAGAAAGAGTTCCGCGGGATCAAAATCTGGTCAAAGCTTGCAATCCAGTGGTAGAAGCTCTTATCATGAAGATAATTGCTGGGAAGCACAACCAGCTCCAAAGGACATATCAGGCGCAAAGAAATCAGAATCAGAGGAGGTTCAAGATGAGATCATTTCTCCAATAAAGTTACAAGACCAAAGTATGAAACAGAAAGTTATACAAAAGCTTGGGAAGGTGAGCAAGGAGCTCTTTCCACTTCGGACCGAGGCTACCAAAATAGCCAGGCAAAAGAGAAAGCAAATTAAGGTCTACAGACCTAAAGGGCAGGGTCAGAATCCTCAAGAGAAGCTGATGCAAGAGACTTACAACCTTGACCTGACAGCAAGTGGACTAGACACTAATACCTGCGATACTAATCTGGTTCTAGTTCCATGTAGGTATGAAAATCAAGATGATTGCtataagaagcagaagaaggaaACCATCGCTCATACATCAGGATCGGCGGATCAGGCGGTGGCTGCAGCAGAGCAGCCCCGCCACACGCAATGA